A stretch of the Jeotgalibacillus haloalkalitolerans genome encodes the following:
- the spoIID gene encoding stage II sporulation protein D, which produces MHQRLKLFLLFAGYFVLLLAIPAFIVAPKEEQRTPLPDKEEPAEQVEESEAHLTVPVMRQASGEIETVDLEEYVSGVVASEMPASFEKEALKAQALAARTYVTKFLSHSGEEPITDSTTHQVYKNKEELKEIWKDDYTWKIKAIDEAVNETKGEILTYEGQPITAAFFSTSNGWTENARDYWEEDVPYLASVESKWDEQAAPGFYHEKKIPVSEFEEKLGISLSAGEQGSILERTPGNRIKSVEIAGKTFSGREIRETLDLRSTDFEWVLQGDEVVIKTKGFGHGVGMSQYGANGMALAGSSYKEIVHHYFSGVEITSIDEAVPALVVRR; this is translated from the coding sequence ATGCACCAGCGGCTTAAGCTGTTTTTGTTGTTTGCAGGATATTTTGTACTATTACTCGCGATTCCGGCGTTCATTGTTGCGCCAAAAGAGGAGCAGAGAACCCCTTTGCCTGATAAGGAGGAGCCTGCTGAGCAGGTAGAAGAGTCTGAAGCCCATTTGACTGTACCGGTCATGCGGCAGGCCAGTGGTGAGATTGAGACCGTTGATCTTGAGGAGTATGTGTCAGGTGTTGTGGCGAGTGAGATGCCTGCTTCTTTTGAAAAGGAGGCATTGAAAGCACAGGCGCTTGCTGCACGGACGTATGTGACGAAGTTTTTATCGCATAGCGGGGAAGAGCCCATCACGGATTCCACGACCCATCAGGTATATAAAAATAAAGAGGAATTGAAGGAAATCTGGAAAGACGACTATACATGGAAAATCAAAGCGATCGATGAAGCGGTAAATGAAACGAAAGGTGAAATTTTAACCTATGAAGGACAGCCAATTACTGCTGCATTCTTTTCAACAAGTAATGGATGGACTGAAAACGCGAGGGATTACTGGGAAGAGGATGTACCTTATTTAGCATCAGTTGAAAGTAAATGGGATGAGCAGGCAGCGCCGGGATTTTATCACGAAAAGAAAATACCGGTCAGTGAATTTGAAGAAAAGCTCGGGATCAGTCTGTCAGCGGGTGAACAGGGCAGCATTCTTGAACGTACACCGGGGAACAGAATTAAATCGGTTGAGATTGCAGGAAAAACATTTAGCGGAAGAGAGATCCGGGAAACGCTTGATCTGCGCTCCACAGACTTTGAATGGGTGCTGCAAGGTGATGAAGTGGTCATTAAAACAAAAGGCTTCGGTCATGGCGTCGGGATGAGTCAATACGGAGCCAACGGAATGGCGCTCGCCGGCAGCAGCTACAAGGAAATTGTCCATCATTATTTTAGCGGTGTGGAGATCACATCTATTGATGAGGCTGTGCCGGCATTGGTGGTTAGAAGATAA
- a CDS encoding VanZ family protein has protein sequence MIKWLKLFITTLPFIYMILIWVLSSLPHDAVIELPSGTFDRFLKESLHLIEFGILHFLFIAALLVHGKLNVATHTLAAVFAAFYGFTDEIHQAFVPYRSATMIDAVKDVIGVLIVYLVVQRFYFVKRDSGLRKLFVRVEGYFQV, from the coding sequence ATGATCAAATGGCTTAAACTGTTCATTACCACTTTGCCTTTTATATATATGATTCTGATCTGGGTGCTTTCAAGTCTGCCGCACGATGCAGTCATCGAGCTGCCGTCAGGAACGTTTGACCGTTTTTTAAAAGAATCTCTCCACTTAATTGAATTTGGCATCCTTCATTTCTTATTTATTGCGGCGCTGCTTGTCCACGGCAAGCTGAACGTCGCCACACATACACTTGCTGCCGTGTTTGCAGCGTTCTACGGCTTCACAGATGAAATCCATCAGGCATTCGTTCCCTACCGCTCAGCGACAATGATAGACGCTGTAAAAGATGTCATCGGTGTCTTGATCGTATATCTGGTAGTCCAGCGATTTTATTTTGTTAAAAGAGACAGCGGTTTGAGGAAGTTGTTTGTGAGGGTCGAGGGTTATTTTCAGGTTTGA
- a CDS encoding M23 family metallopeptidase produces the protein MIKGDKNQSTLSESFKKFFKKRWAVPAVYLGCAALAVGAVFFIQDQKGTDVAEQSTESEYVYQEEAPDYTYGPTDTAEVNQSAEKMSLPVTNQDAVSVHKAFYDQTADASEQQEALIVVNQTYYPNLGVDLVQDGEPFEVTAAMSGTVTLVEEDPFIGNAVEIEHDGYVTRYQAIEDIAVAEGEEVRQGQVIAQSGVSELNPEAGLHVHFEVLKDGQAIDPMSITE, from the coding sequence ATGATTAAGGGAGACAAAAATCAATCTACCCTGTCAGAAAGCTTTAAGAAGTTTTTCAAAAAACGCTGGGCAGTACCTGCAGTATATCTGGGATGTGCGGCGCTCGCGGTTGGAGCTGTATTCTTTATACAGGACCAAAAAGGTACAGATGTTGCAGAACAGTCAACTGAAAGTGAATACGTCTATCAGGAAGAAGCCCCGGACTATACTTATGGCCCAACAGACACAGCTGAAGTCAATCAGTCTGCAGAAAAAATGAGTCTGCCGGTCACAAATCAGGATGCGGTCTCCGTGCATAAAGCCTTTTATGACCAGACAGCAGACGCAAGTGAGCAGCAGGAAGCACTCATCGTTGTGAATCAGACGTACTATCCAAACCTTGGTGTAGACCTGGTACAGGATGGTGAGCCATTTGAAGTAACTGCCGCAATGAGCGGAACAGTTACACTTGTTGAAGAGGATCCATTCATCGGAAATGCAGTAGAAATCGAGCACGACGGCTATGTTACACGCTATCAGGCAATCGAGGATATCGCAGTTGCTGAAGGTGAGGAAGTCAGACAGGGACAGGTCATTGCCCAATCCGGTGTCAGTGAATTAAACCCTGAAGCAGGACTTCATGTACACTTTGAAGTACTAAAAGACGGTCAGGCAATCGACCCGATGTCAATTACGGAATAA
- the spoIIID gene encoding sporulation transcriptional regulator SpoIIID, giving the protein MHEYIRERTISAGRHIVETEETVRSIAKIFGVSKSTVHKDLTERLPKLDPALADEVKTILHYHKAIRHLRGGEATKAKYEKQQHLSN; this is encoded by the coding sequence GTGCATGAGTATATCAGAGAGAGAACAATCTCGGCTGGCAGGCACATCGTAGAGACAGAAGAAACGGTCCGCTCTATCGCAAAAATATTTGGGGTATCTAAAAGCACAGTGCATAAAGACTTAACCGAGCGCCTGCCGAAACTGGATCCTGCGCTCGCAGACGAAGTAAAAACGATTCTTCATTATCATAAAGCGATTCGACACCTAAGGGGCGGAGAAGCCACAAAAGCCAAATACGAAAAGCAGCAGCACTTATCCAATTGA
- a CDS encoding rod shape-determining protein codes for MFSKDIGIDLGTANLLIHVKGKGIVLNEPSVVAIDKNTNRVLAVGEEARNMVGRTPGNIVAIRPLKDGVIADFDVTEAMLKHFINKLNLRGLMSKPRILICCPTNITSVEQKAIREAAEKSGGKRIFLEEEPKVAAIGAGMDIFQPSGNMVVDIGGGTTDVAVLSMGDIVTSQSIKMAGDQFDADILNYVKKEYKLLIGERTAEAIKLSIATVFPDSRDEEMEIRGRDMVSGLPRTITIKSAEVERALRESVAVIVQAAKNVLEKTPPELSADIIDRGVILTGGGALLHGIDLLLAEELKVPVFVAENPMDCVAIGTGVMLENIDKIPQSKLG; via the coding sequence ATGTTTTCAAAAGATATAGGAATTGACCTCGGAACAGCGAACCTGCTGATCCATGTAAAAGGTAAAGGAATCGTACTGAATGAACCGTCTGTAGTGGCCATTGATAAAAACACAAACCGTGTACTTGCAGTGGGTGAGGAAGCGCGCAATATGGTCGGCAGAACGCCTGGCAATATCGTGGCGATCCGTCCGCTAAAAGACGGTGTAATCGCTGATTTTGACGTAACAGAAGCGATGCTGAAGCACTTTATTAACAAATTAAATCTAAGAGGCTTAATGTCTAAGCCACGCATTCTGATCTGCTGCCCAACGAATATCACAAGCGTTGAGCAAAAAGCAATCCGTGAAGCTGCTGAGAAGAGCGGCGGCAAACGTATTTTCCTTGAAGAGGAGCCAAAAGTTGCTGCGATCGGTGCTGGCATGGATATTTTCCAGCCAAGCGGCAATATGGTTGTCGATATCGGCGGCGGAACAACTGATGTAGCGGTTCTTTCAATGGGTGATATTGTAACGTCCCAGTCAATCAAAATGGCCGGTGACCAGTTTGACGCAGATATTTTAAACTATGTGAAAAAAGAGTATAAGCTGTTGATCGGTGAGCGTACGGCAGAAGCAATTAAGCTGAGCATCGCAACTGTATTTCCTGACTCACGTGATGAAGAAATGGAAATTCGCGGCCGTGATATGGTCAGTGGTCTTCCACGTACCATTACAATTAAATCAGCAGAGGTGGAAAGAGCACTGCGTGAATCAGTGGCAGTCATTGTACAGGCAGCTAAAAACGTGCTTGAAAAAACACCGCCTGAACTATCAGCTGACATTATTGACCGCGGTGTGATCTTAACAGGCGGCGGCGCGCTGCTGCACGGAATTGATCTCCTGCTGGCTGAAGAACTCAAAGTCCCTGTCTTTGTTGCAGAAAATCCAATGGATTGTGTAGCAATCGGAACAGGCGTCATGCTTGAGAATATTGATAAAATTCCTCAGAGTAAACTGGGATAA
- a CDS encoding flagellar hook-basal body protein — MFRGFYTVATGMLAQQRKTEMLTNNMSNVNTPGFKADQASMRAFPEMLLSSLGDSRVPTENGMSTTRMTPVGGLNTGVYMQEAVPLFTQGDLRETGLSTDLAILQGDLPINEETGIPGALFFTLEHEDGTDRYTRNGNFALDADGFLTTPAGHYVLDENGARIELENDRFEVTDGGQVIQNGANIARIGIAYSDDPRALVKEGDELYRAPDGTVFDSAYNVADAGFSINQGSLERSNVDSARTMTDLMASYRSFEANQKVLQAYDRSMEKAVNEVGRLN; from the coding sequence ATGTTTAGAGGCTTTTACACAGTTGCAACCGGAATGCTTGCACAGCAGAGAAAAACCGAAATGCTGACAAATAATATGTCTAATGTGAATACACCTGGCTTCAAGGCGGACCAGGCTTCGATGAGAGCATTTCCTGAAATGTTGCTTTCAAGTCTTGGAGACTCCAGAGTTCCGACAGAAAACGGGATGTCAACCACCAGAATGACACCAGTCGGCGGCTTGAACACGGGTGTATATATGCAGGAAGCAGTGCCTTTATTTACACAGGGAGATCTGCGAGAAACAGGACTCTCCACTGACCTTGCCATTTTACAGGGAGATTTGCCGATAAATGAAGAAACCGGTATACCAGGCGCTCTCTTTTTTACCCTGGAGCATGAAGACGGTACAGACCGCTACACAAGAAACGGAAACTTTGCACTTGATGCAGACGGCTTTTTAACCACACCTGCAGGTCATTACGTGCTGGACGAAAACGGTGCGAGAATTGAGCTTGAAAATGACCGTTTTGAAGTAACAGATGGTGGTCAGGTCATTCAAAATGGTGCGAACATTGCAAGAATCGGCATCGCCTATTCAGATGATCCGCGTGCCCTCGTAAAAGAAGGCGATGAATTGTACAGAGCTCCTGATGGAACTGTATTCGACAGCGCTTATAACGTAGCGGATGCAGGCTTTTCAATTAATCAGGGCTCCCTTGAACGGTCAAATGTAGACAGTGCAAGAACGATGACTGATTTGATGGCTTCCTACCGTTCGTTTGAAGCGAACCAGAAAGTCCTTCAGGCATATGACCGGAGCATGGAAAAAGCAGTGAACGAAGTCGGCAGGCTGAACTAA
- a CDS encoding flagellar hook-basal body protein yields MIRNMVTATNTMNQLQQQLDLISNNIANSATTGYKQTTANFNSLLHQQVQNQRDDQAPRMTPDGLRLGNGARISQSQLVGTQGSLQRTERDLDFAFSTENQYFKVLVQSPDGTSEQNFTRAGGFYLTPVNDDEVMLVDAQGNGILNQNDELIMLDGPVDSIQLQDNGTLLVESGGVQQAVELGIVDIQRPQLLDRVSSVYLGIPDNLAELGVEPGELMVQMEGGLRQNIGLEQGALEQSNVDLSKAFTELIEVQRNYQFHSRAVSISDQMSGLVNGLR; encoded by the coding sequence ATGATCCGCAATATGGTGACTGCAACAAACACAATGAATCAGCTGCAGCAGCAGCTTGATCTGATTTCAAATAATATTGCCAACTCAGCAACAACCGGCTATAAACAGACAACCGCGAACTTTAACTCGCTGCTTCATCAGCAGGTACAGAATCAGCGGGATGATCAGGCACCGCGCATGACACCGGATGGTCTGAGACTTGGGAACGGTGCAAGAATCTCACAGTCACAGCTGGTAGGAACGCAAGGGTCTTTGCAGCGTACTGAAAGAGATCTTGATTTTGCTTTTAGCACTGAAAATCAATACTTTAAAGTACTCGTCCAATCTCCTGATGGCACTTCTGAACAAAACTTCACGCGCGCCGGCGGATTTTATCTGACACCGGTCAACGATGATGAAGTGATGCTTGTAGATGCACAGGGCAACGGCATTTTAAATCAAAATGACGAACTGATCATGCTTGATGGGCCGGTTGACAGCATTCAGCTGCAGGATAACGGGACACTGCTTGTCGAATCAGGCGGCGTTCAGCAGGCTGTAGAGCTTGGCATCGTTGATATCCAGCGCCCCCAGCTGTTGGACCGTGTCTCAAGCGTCTATCTGGGCATTCCTGATAACCTTGCTGAGCTTGGCGTTGAACCAGGCGAACTGATGGTACAGATGGAAGGCGGACTCAGACAGAACATTGGGCTTGAACAGGGTGCCCTTGAACAATCAAATGTAGATTTATCAAAAGCATTTACTGAACTGATTGAAGTTCAGAGAAATTACCAATTTCATTCAAGAGCCGTATCAATCTCTGATCAGATGTCCGGTCTTGTAAACGGATTGCGTTAA
- a CDS encoding DNA-directed RNA polymerase subunit beta: MSETRSEKKQKPEEQEKTSRTPRWVQVRLFPILIRVLLIVLLAGLSLVVGLMVGYGVIGDGSPQDALKPETWTHIIDLVTQDTE; the protein is encoded by the coding sequence ATGTCTGAAACACGTTCAGAAAAAAAACAAAAGCCGGAAGAGCAGGAGAAGACTTCTAGAACGCCAAGATGGGTGCAGGTACGCCTGTTTCCAATACTCATCAGAGTGTTATTAATTGTGCTGCTTGCAGGCCTCAGCCTTGTTGTCGGTCTGATGGTCGGTTACGGTGTCATCGGAGACGGCTCTCCACAGGATGCCCTAAAACCTGAAACATGGACACATATTATTGATCTTGTCACACAAGATACAGAATAG
- the fabZ gene encoding 3-hydroxyacyl-ACP dehydratase FabZ, with product MLDTQQIKEIIPHRYPFLLIDKVVEIEEGKRAVAIKNVTANEEFFNGHFPDYPVMPGVLIVEALAQTGAVAMLKQEDYRGKLAFFTGIDNCRFKRQVKPGDQLRLEVEIVRIKGPIGKGKATATVDGEVACETEIMFAIK from the coding sequence ATGTTAGATACTCAGCAGATTAAAGAAATTATCCCACACCGCTACCCATTTTTATTAATTGATAAAGTAGTGGAAATCGAAGAAGGCAAACGTGCAGTTGCCATTAAAAATGTCACTGCAAACGAAGAATTTTTCAACGGACATTTCCCGGATTACCCGGTCATGCCAGGCGTTCTCATTGTAGAAGCACTCGCACAGACTGGCGCCGTTGCCATGCTCAAACAGGAAGATTACAGAGGCAAGCTTGCTTTCTTCACAGGCATCGACAACTGCCGCTTCAAACGCCAGGTCAAGCCTGGTGACCAGCTCCGCCTCGAAGTCGAAATCGTCCGCATCAAAGGGCCGATCGGCAAAGGAAAAGCGACAGCAACTGTAGATGGTGAAGTGGCTTGTGAAACGGAGATTATGTTTGCTATTAAGTAG
- a CDS encoding YwpF family protein → MKTFKLMKIQIVEDENIRNFNLHDGLIINKEDEHQTWILEAFLDGTETEYFQRLQQSDEDIEVLAVISNEKNDPAGLFATVHEVKPIGDKVSVLFSAHMRNQRNEYAEDLLAYILNKKDISGDELLAEFRHQMREKPRIKK, encoded by the coding sequence ATGAAGACGTTCAAACTGATGAAAATTCAGATCGTTGAAGATGAGAATATCCGCAATTTCAACCTTCATGACGGACTGATTATCAATAAGGAAGATGAGCATCAGACATGGATTCTTGAAGCCTTTCTCGATGGAACTGAAACAGAATATTTCCAACGCCTTCAGCAAAGTGATGAAGATATTGAAGTGCTTGCGGTCATTTCCAATGAAAAGAATGATCCGGCCGGTCTGTTTGCCACTGTTCATGAAGTGAAACCAATCGGTGACAAGGTGAGTGTACTGTTTTCAGCGCACATGCGGAATCAGCGGAATGAATACGCTGAGGACCTGCTTGCTTACATACTAAATAAAAAGGATATTTCCGGTGATGAGCTGCTTGCCGAGTTTAGGCATCAGATGAGGGAAAAGCCACGGATAAAGAAGTAG
- a CDS encoding single-stranded DNA-binding protein, whose product MINQVTLVGRLTKDPELKEIAGNRQVLNITLAVNRPFKNQSGEFEADFIRCTIWNRNAQNTSAYCEKGSLIGIVGSIQSRSYEREDGIRQYTTEVYVDTVRFLDRKKQSTDPGPFEQPIPHTAPTSDIHLETIK is encoded by the coding sequence ATGATCAATCAGGTCACATTGGTAGGCAGATTGACTAAGGATCCGGAGTTAAAAGAAATCGCGGGTAACAGACAGGTCCTGAATATCACGCTTGCAGTCAACCGGCCCTTTAAAAATCAGTCAGGAGAATTTGAAGCAGATTTTATCAGGTGCACGATCTGGAACCGCAACGCCCAGAACACTTCAGCCTATTGTGAAAAAGGGTCGCTCATAGGTATTGTCGGCAGCATTCAGTCCCGGTCATATGAAAGAGAAGACGGCATCAGACAATACACGACAGAAGTATATGTGGATACAGTCAGATTTTTGGACCGCAAAAAACAATCCACAGACCCCGGCCCGTTTGAACAGCCCATTCCGCACACAGCTCCAACGTCAGATATCCATTTAGAAACAATCAAATAA